In the Silurus meridionalis isolate SWU-2019-XX chromosome 6, ASM1480568v1, whole genome shotgun sequence genome, one interval contains:
- the LOC124386717 gene encoding delta-type opioid receptor-like: protein MDLDLVDMLRDEKCVSECELNASADPRNVPPERMSPLLPVITAVYSVVFVVGLVGNCLVMYVIIRYTKMKTATNIYIFNLALADALVTTTMPFQSTDYLLNSWPFGEIVCKVFISIDYYNMFTSIFTLTMMSVDRYVAVCHPVKALDFRTPVMAKTINVGIWVLSSAAGVPAMVLGGTQTNNGTTECALQFPDPYEYWDTLMKICVFVFAFVAPVLIISICYSLMLLRLRSVRILSGSREKDRNLRRITRLVLVVVAAFIICWTPIHIFILLKAVVAIPETTPLMAAYFLCVALGYTNSSLNPILYAFLDENFKRCFKDFCLPARRKGDKGVGGSRLGRIASRQSPQAAESAPRTAKPA from the exons ATGGACTTGGACCTGGTGGACATGCTGAGGGATGAGAAGTGCGTGTCTGAGTGTGAGCTGAACGCGTCTGCGGATCCGCGCAATGTGCCGCCTGAGCGCATGTCGCCTCTCCTTCCGGTCATCACCGCCGTGTACTCCGTAGTGTTCGTGGTGGGGCTGGTGGGGAACTGCCTCGTGATGTATGTCATTATCAG ATACACTAAAATGAAGACAGCAACCAACATCTACATCTTCAACCTGGCTTTGGCTGATGCTTTGGTTACCACCACAATGCCATTTCAGAGCACAGATTACTTGTTGAACTCCTGGCCATTTGGTGAAATAGTATGCAAAGTGTTCATCTCGATTGACTACTACAACATGTTTACCAGCATTTTCACACTAACCATGATGAGCGTGGATCGTTACGTGGCTGTGTGCCATCCTGTAAAGGCACTAGACTTCCGTACACCAGTCATGGCCAAGACCATCAACGTAGGCATATGGGTACTGTCCTCAGCAGCAGGAGTGCCTGCCATGGTGCTGGGGGGAACACAGACCAATAATG GCACCACAGAGTGTGCCCTGCAGTTTCCTGACCCTTACGAGTACTGGGACACTCTAATGAAGATCTGTGTGTTCGTCTTTGCTTTTGTTGCTCCCGTCCTCATCATTAGCATCTGCTACTCGCTCATGCTTCTGCGACTACGTAGTGTTCGCATACTCTCCGGTTCTCGAGAGAAAGACCGCAACCTTCGCCGCATCACCCGTTTGGTCCTAGTTGTCGTCGCGGCTTTTATCATTTGCTGGACCCCTATACACATCTTCATTCTTCTAAAAGCTGTAGTGGCCATTCCTGAGACCACACCACTAATGGCTGCCTATTTTCTGTGTGTTGCTCTTGGTTACACCAACAGCAGCCTCAACCCCATCCTCTACGCATTTCTCGATGAGAATTTTAAGAGGTGCTTTAAGGACTTCTGTTTGCCGGCAAGGCGAAAGGGAGATAAAGGGGTTGGAGGAAGCAGGCTTGGAAGGATTGCATCCAGACAGTCTCCCCAGGCTGCCGAGAGTGCCCCGAGAACAGCAAAGCCAGCATGA